CGTGCCTTCCTGAGAAGACGCTGACCCGGCGCGCCGCCGGGCCGGGTGGGGGGAGCGCACGTTGCCGAAGAGGCCCATGTCCTGTGCCGCGGGGGCGGTGGCTTTGCTGGCGGCACTCACCGCCTGCGGCGGCGGCACCCCGCAGCGCGCCGCCCAGGCCCCGCCCGCCCGGCCCGCCTCCGGCGCGCCCGGCACCACCGCCGCTGCGGCCCCAGCCGCCCAGGACCGGACCGCAGCCTGGGCCAAGTGGGGCCTCAAGCAGCTGCCCGCCGCACCGCCGCCCCCCACCGACAAGCCGGTCAAACTGCCGGCCACCGGCCCCGTCCCGGTCTTCAGCGAGGTGCCGACCGGCGACAAGGTCGTCTTCATCACCATCGACGACGGCGCCGAGAAGGACCCGAAGTTCGTCGAGATGGCCACCGACCTCAAGGTGCCCTTCTCGATGTTCCTGACCCGCGACATCGTCCGCGGCGACTACGGCTACTTCAAGCCACTGCAGGCCCTCGGCAACCGCATCCACAACCACTCCACCGACCACCCGGCGATGAGCAAGCTCTCCGCGGACCGCCAGAAGGCCGAGGTCTGTGACGCCCAGTCCGCGCTCACCCAGCAGTACGGCACCCCGCCGCTGCTGTTCCGCCCGCCGTACGGCGACGGCGCGCACACCCCCGCCCTCAACACCGCCGTCCGCGAGTGCGGCCCCCGCGCGGTGGTGCTCTGGCGCGAGTCCATGCAGATCCACGACATGCAGTACCAGGCCGCCGACAAGAAGCTCCGCCCCGGCGACATCATCCTCGCCCACTTCCGCGGCCCCAAGGACCTCAAGGGCGAGACGATGACCAAGATGTTCGGCGAACTCCTCAGCCGCATCCAGGAGCAGGGCTTCGCCGTCGGCCGCCTGGAGGACTACATCGCGGCCGGCTGACCCAGCATCATCAGCGGACCGTTGTCCGTCCGGCTCAGAATCACCGTCACCTCGTGCGGCCCGCTCGGCTTCAACTGCCGCCGCAGCTCCTCCGGGGTGATCGCGATCCCGCGCTTCTTGATCACCACGGTGCCGGCCCCGCGCTCCCGCAGCAGCGCCTTCAGCCGCTTCACGTTGTACGGCTGCACCTCGCCGATCTCGTACGCGTGGGCGAAGGCGGTCGGCACCAGCTCGTCCGCGGTGACGTACGCGATCTGCGGGTCGACCAGCCGGCCGCCCACGCTGCGCGCCACGTCCGCCACCAGCCCGGCCCGGATCACCGCGCCGTCCGGCTCGTACAGGTAGCGCCCCACCGGGCCGGCCTCGGCCCGGTCGCCGGTGCCCGCCAGGCTGCCGCCGCCCGGCAGCACGGTCGCCCGGTACGGCGCCTCGGCCCCGGTGCCGAACCAGATCACCGCCTCCTTCACCTCGCCGTGGTCGGAGACCCACTCCGCCTCCGCGTCCTCCGGCACCAGCTCGTGCGGAATCCCCGGGGCGACCTTCAGCGCCCCGAACGGGGTGCTCCGCGCCGCCTCCAGCGCCCAGGACAGCGGCGGCGAGTACGCCTCCGGGTCGAAGACCCGCCCGCGGGCGGTGCGCCGCGCAGGATCGGTGAACACCGCGTCGAACCCGGCGGTGTCCACCTCCATGACGTCCGCGCAGCGCACCTCCACCCGGTCGGCGAGGCCCAGTGCCGCCGCGTTGGCCTCCGCCACCGCGCAGGTCAGCGGGGACCGGTCCACCGCCAGCACCGACACCCCGGCCCGGGCCAGCGCGATCGCGTCCCCGCCGATGCCGCAGCACAGGTCCGCCAGTCGCCGCACTCCCAGCCCCGAGAACCGGGCAGCCCGCCACTCGGCGACACTGCGCCGGGTCGCCTGCTCGACGCCGTCCGGCGTGAAGTACATGACGTCGGCGTCCGCGCCGAACTTGGCCCGCGCCCGCTGCCGCAGCCGCGCCTGCTCGAAGGCCGCGCGCACCAGCTCCACCGGGTGGTCGCGGCGCAGCCGGGTGGCCAGGGCCAGTTCCTGGTCCGGGGTGAACTCCCGCAGCTCGGCGAGCAGTGCCCGCCCCTGGTCGGTCAGCAGCGCCCGGAACGATTCGATCTCCACCCGGCCATTCTCCCCGGCCCCGCGGCGGGGCCGCCGCTCAGTGGCCGAGTGCGGTGAGCGCACCCGCCACCAGCACCGGTCCGACGCCCACCAGCGCGACCGGCGCGATCCGGTACCCGCGGCGCACGGTGAGCGCGACCGCCGCGAGCGGCATCGCGACCGCGGCCACGAGCAGCGCCGCGCACAGTGCCACCACCCCGGCGCCGCTGCCCGGCGTGGCGAGCGCGAACAGCAGGACGATCAGGGCGTACACCGCGGCGGTGCCGAGCGCCGTCTCGACGGCGAGCAGCCAGGCGGTGTGCAGGAGGTCACGGGTGACGGAGGGTCGGATCGCTGCCATGCCGCCATCGTCCCGGCGCCGCCGCGGTCGCACATGAGTACGGCTACTCACCCGCACCCGGGGACACCGGACGACTCCGTTGGCACTCTGGTTGACTGAGTGCTAACGGCGGCCTATGGTCGTTCCTGGCACTCCCCCCAGGGGAGTGCCAACGCGACGGAGCGCGCCTGACCCCCGCGACGGCAGGCCTGCGGACATCGCCCTTCCCTGTTAGACAACCCCGTAATCTCCGAAGGGGAGCTCGGACGTGACCACCAGCACCAAGGTTGCCATCAAGCCGCTCGAGGACCGCATCGTGGTCCAGCCGCTCGACGCCGAGACCACCACGGCCTCCGGCCTGGTTATCCCGGACACCGCCAAGGAGAAGCCCCAGGAGGGCGTCGTCCTGGCCGTCGGCCCGGGCCGCTTCGAGGATGGCCAGCGCCTGCCGCTCGACGTCGCCGTCGGCGACATCGTCCTGTACTCCAAGTACGGCGGCACCGAGGTCAAGTACCAGGGCGAGGAGTACCTCGTCCTCTCGGCTCGCGACGTTCTCGCCATCATCGAGAAGTAAGCCTCACAGCACGCCCCGGAACCGCGTCAGCACTGACCCGGGCCGGGGCGTGCCTGTTGGTCCATCCGCACAACCCCTGAGGAAACGGGAACATGGCGAAGATCCTGCAGTTCGACGAGGACGCCCGCCGCTCGCTGGAGCGCGGTGTCAACAAGCTGGCCGACACCGTCAAGGTGACCATCGGCCCCAAGGGCCGCAACGTCGTCATCGACAAGAAGTTCGGCGCCCCCACCATCACCAACGACGGTGTGACGATCGCCCGCGAGGTCGAGCTCGACGACCCGTACGAGAACCTCGGCGCGCAGCTCGTCAAGGAGGTGGCCACCAAGACCAACGACGTCGCGGGTGACGGCACCACCACCGCGACCGTGCTCGCCCAGGCCCTGGTCAACGAGGGCCTGCGCAACGTCGCCGCCGGCGCCGGCCCGGCCGCCCTGAAGAAGGGCATCGACAAGGCCGTCGCCGCCGTCTCCGAGCACCTGCTCTCGGTGGCCCGCGAGATCGAGGGCAAGGACGACGTCGCCGCCGTCGCGTCCCTCTCCGCGCAGGACACCCAGGTCGGCGAGCTCATCGCCGAGGCGATCGACAAGGTCGGCAAGGACGGTGTCATCACCGTCGAGGAGTCCAACACCTTCGGCGTGGAGCTCGAGTTCACCGAGGGCATGCAGTTCGACAAGGGCTACCTGTCGCCGTACTTCGTGACCGACGCCGAGCGTCAGGAGGCGGTCCTCGAGGACCCGTACATCCTGATCAACCAGGGCAAGATCTCCTCCATCCAGGAGCTCCTCCCGCTGCTGGAGAAGATCCTGCAGGGCGGCGCCTCGCGCCCGCTGCTGATCATCGCCGAGGACGTCGACGGCGAGGCGCTGTCCACCCTCGTGGTGAACAAGATCCGCGGCACCTTCAACGCGGTGGCCGTCAAGGCCCCCGGCTTCGGCGACCGCCGCAAGGCGATCCTCGGTGACATCGCGGTCCTCACCGGCGCGACCGTCATCTCCGAGGAGGTCGGCCTCAAGCTCGACCAGGCCGGCCTGGACGTGCTCGGCAGCGCCCGCCGCATCACCGTCACCAAGGACGAGACCATCCTCGTCGACGGTGCCGGCGACTCGGAGGCCGTGACCGGCCGCGTCGGCCAGATCAAGGCCGAGATCGCCACCACCGACTCCGACTGGGACCGCGAGAAGCTGCAGGAGCGCCTGGCCAAGCTGGCCGGCGGCGTCTGCGTCATCAAGGTCGGCGCCGCCACCGAGGTGGAGCTCAAGGAGCGCAAGCACCGCCTGGAGGACGCCATCTCGGCGACCCGCGCCGCGGTCGAGGAGGGCATCGTCGCCGGCGGTGGCGCCTCGCTCGTCCACGCCGCCAAGGTCCTCGACGGCGGCCTCGGCCTGTCCGGCGACGAGGCCACCGGTGTCGCGGTCGTCCGCAAGGCGCTCGCCGAGCCGCTGCGCTGGATCGCCCAGAACGCCGGCCTCGAGGGCTACGTCATCACCCACAAGGTCGCCGAGCTGGACGCGGGCTTCGGCTACAACGCGGCCACCGGCGAGTACGGCGACCTGCTGAAGGCCGGCGTCATCGACCCGGTCAAGGTCACCCGCTCCGCCCTGGAGAACGCCGCCTCCATCGCCTCCCTGCTGCTCACCACCGAGACCCTCGTGGTGGAGAAGAAGGAGGAGGACGCCGACAACGGTCACGGCCACTCGCACGGCGGCCACGGCCACTCCCACTGACCCCGGGTCAGCCCGTCCGGAGGCCCGGCCCTCCCGCCCACCACGGCGGGGAGGCCGGGCCTCCGGCATGAGGCGGAGCCCCGGGGGCGCGGGGCGCGGGATGCCCCCCTCGGGCCCAGGCCCAGGTCCCCTGCCCCCGCCTCGTCGGTTCCGTCGGTTCCGCCGGGGTCAAAGGGTGGCTTATAACTGAGCCATGATCGAGGCCCGCCATCTCCGAGTGCTCCGCGCCGTCGCCCGCACCGGCTCCTTCTCCGCCGCCGCGCGCGAGCTGGGCTGCACCCAGCCCGCGGTGAGCCAGCAGATGAAGGCCCTGGAGAAGTCGGTGGCCACCCCGCTGGTGGTCCGCTCCGGGAAGGGCATGCAGCTCAGCGAGGCCGGTGAGGTGCTGCTGAAGCACGCCTCAGGCATCCTGGCAGGCCTGTCCGCCGCCGAGGAGGAGGTCGCCGCGATCGCCGGCCTGCGCTCGGGCCGGGTGCGCCTGGTCTCGTTCCCGACGGCGAGCTCCACGCTGGTGCCGAAGGCGGTGGCCCAGGTCCGGGCGGCCGGCCCGGGGATGCGGGTGTCGCTGCAGGAGGCGGAGCCGCCGGCGTCGTCGGCGATGCTGCGGGCGGGGGAGTGCGAGGTGGCGCTGGCGTTCCGGTACCCGGACTCGCAGGGCGGCGCCGCCGTGGTGCCGTCCCCGCACGCCTCCGCACGCGAGGCCCGGGCCGAGGCGACGCTGGAGGCGGCGGCGTCCGCGGCCGCCACCGACTGGTCGGACCTGGTGGTGCGGCCGCTGCTGGACGATCCGCTGGTGGTGCTGGTGCCGGCGGGCCACCGCCTGGCGGGCCCGGACGGCGGGCCGGTGCGGGTGGGGGAGCTGGCGGACGAGCAGTGGATCGCCGGCTGCCCGCAGTGCCGCGGCCATCTGGTGGAGCTCTGCGCGGAGGCGGGCTTCGAGCCCCGGATCGACTTCGCGACCGACGACTACCCCGCGGTGGTCGGCCTGGTGGCCGCCGGGCTGGGGGTGGCGGTGCTGCCGGGCATGGCGCTGGACGCGGTGCGCCGGGAGGGCGTGGCGGCGGTGCCGTTGGAGACCGCCGCGGGCGAGCCGGTGCGGCGGGAAGTGGTGGCGCTGACCCTGCCGGACCTGGCAGGCGTGCCCGCAGTGGGGCTGATGCTGGATCAGCTCGGGGCGGTGGCCGCCGCCCGCTGAGGGGCCGGCGGCCGCCCGTGTCGGTCGCCGCTGAAACGTTTCTTCATGGCCTGTTCGGCCGGATCCCGCTGCGCCGAGCCCTGGCCGCGGATCACCGCCGGACGTTCGCCGGCATCGCCAGGGGCACCTCGGCCAGCTGCCTGTTCCGCGAGCGGCCCAGCAGCTCCTCGCGCTCGTCCTCGGTCAGACCGCCCCACACGCCGTACGGCTCCCGGACGGCCAGCGCGTGCGCCGCGCACTCGGCCCGCACCGGGCAGCGCATGCACACCTCCTTGGCACTGGCCTCGCGTGAGCTGCGCGCGGCCCCGCGCTCGCCCTCGGGGTGGAAGAAGAGAGAACTGTCGACGCCGCGGCAGGCGGCGGAGAGCTGCCAGTCCCAGAGGTCTGCGTTGGGGCCGGGGAGGCGGGAGAAATCTGCCATGGCTCATTCCCTTCAAGGACTCAGGACTCGGGCTCGGATCGACGCGGGTTGCAAAAAGGTCTCGGGGCCCGCCCGCTGCGGCGAGGCTGCTCGGGGCCGGTACGGACACCTGGAAATATGACTTACGGCACTCAACAGGACAAGTCACCCACACACCGACACAACAGTCAATGACCGCATAGAAGCTATAAAAACGGACAAACAGGGCATGGTGGTGGTCAGGCTCCGCGTGGCAATCGGGTGGCAGTGCGTCGGGTCGCCCCGGGTGCGAGCCCGGGACGCCGGGCGTGCGCACCGCGCGGAGCACGCGTCCGCTGCGCGAATCTGCGGCGTGTGCACCGCGAGGTGGATGATCCGTGATGGGTCGGCCACGTACAGTGGTGGCGATGGCCCCGAAGGCCGTAACTCATTCGAGTGACGGTCGTTGGATGTACGGAGGCGGTTAGCAAGCGCCGGACGTCGGGAACGATCGCGTTGGCATCGGCGATCAGAACGGGGTCCGTCGCCAATCGGCCGTGTCGGAGAGGTTTCGTACCAGCCAGGAGGCTCAACGTGACGCGGATCAGCTGCGGAGGACGGTCATGACATCCGTACTCGTCTGCGACGATTCCCCGCTCGCCCGGGAGGCGCTTCGCCGAGCGGTCGCGACCGTGCCCGGCGTCGACCGGGTGACCACTGCGACGAACGGTGAGGAGGTCCTCCGCCGCTGGGTGGCCGACCGCTCCGATCTCGTTCTGATGGACGTCCGGATGCCCGGCCTCGGCGGGGTGGAGACGGTCCGGCGGCTGCTGTCCGCCGACCCGGGCGCGCGCATCATCATGCTCACCGTCGCCGAGGACCTGGACGGCGTGGCGCTCGCGGTCGCCGCCGGCGCCCG
This genomic window from Streptomyces sp. TLI_235 contains:
- a CDS encoding peptidoglycan/xylan/chitin deacetylase (PgdA/CDA1 family), translating into MSCAAGAVALLAALTACGGGTPQRAAQAPPARPASGAPGTTAAAAPAAQDRTAAWAKWGLKQLPAAPPPPTDKPVKLPATGPVPVFSEVPTGDKVVFITIDDGAEKDPKFVEMATDLKVPFSMFLTRDIVRGDYGYFKPLQALGNRIHNHSTDHPAMSKLSADRQKAEVCDAQSALTQQYGTPPLLFRPPYGDGAHTPALNTAVRECGPRAVVLWRESMQIHDMQYQAADKKLRPGDIILAHFRGPKDLKGETMTKMFGELLSRIQEQGFAVGRLEDYIAAG
- a CDS encoding RNA cap guanine-N2 methyltransferase codes for the protein MEIESFRALLTDQGRALLAELREFTPDQELALATRLRRDHPVELVRAAFEQARLRQRARAKFGADADVMYFTPDGVEQATRRSVAEWRAARFSGLGVRRLADLCCGIGGDAIALARAGVSVLAVDRSPLTCAVAEANAAALGLADRVEVRCADVMEVDTAGFDAVFTDPARRTARGRVFDPEAYSPPLSWALEAARSTPFGALKVAPGIPHELVPEDAEAEWVSDHGEVKEAVIWFGTGAEAPYRATVLPGGGSLAGTGDRAEAGPVGRYLYEPDGAVIRAGLVADVARSVGGRLVDPQIAYVTADELVPTAFAHAYEIGEVQPYNVKRLKALLRERGAGTVVIKKRGIAITPEELRRQLKPSGPHEVTVILSRTDNGPLMMLGQPAAM
- a CDS encoding chaperonin GroES translates to MTTSTKVAIKPLEDRIVVQPLDAETTTASGLVIPDTAKEKPQEGVVLAVGPGRFEDGQRLPLDVAVGDIVLYSKYGGTEVKYQGEEYLVLSARDVLAIIEK
- a CDS encoding chaperonin GroEL, whose translation is MAKILQFDEDARRSLERGVNKLADTVKVTIGPKGRNVVIDKKFGAPTITNDGVTIAREVELDDPYENLGAQLVKEVATKTNDVAGDGTTTATVLAQALVNEGLRNVAAGAGPAALKKGIDKAVAAVSEHLLSVAREIEGKDDVAAVASLSAQDTQVGELIAEAIDKVGKDGVITVEESNTFGVELEFTEGMQFDKGYLSPYFVTDAERQEAVLEDPYILINQGKISSIQELLPLLEKILQGGASRPLLIIAEDVDGEALSTLVVNKIRGTFNAVAVKAPGFGDRRKAILGDIAVLTGATVISEEVGLKLDQAGLDVLGSARRITVTKDETILVDGAGDSEAVTGRVGQIKAEIATTDSDWDREKLQERLAKLAGGVCVIKVGAATEVELKERKHRLEDAISATRAAVEEGIVAGGGASLVHAAKVLDGGLGLSGDEATGVAVVRKALAEPLRWIAQNAGLEGYVITHKVAELDAGFGYNAATGEYGDLLKAGVIDPVKVTRSALENAASIASLLLTTETLVVEKKEEDADNGHGHSHGGHGHSH
- a CDS encoding molybdate transport repressor ModE-like protein, translated to MIEARHLRVLRAVARTGSFSAAARELGCTQPAVSQQMKALEKSVATPLVVRSGKGMQLSEAGEVLLKHASGILAGLSAAEEEVAAIAGLRSGRVRLVSFPTASSTLVPKAVAQVRAAGPGMRVSLQEAEPPASSAMLRAGECEVALAFRYPDSQGGAAVVPSPHASAREARAEATLEAAASAAATDWSDLVVRPLLDDPLVVLVPAGHRLAGPDGGPVRVGELADEQWIAGCPQCRGHLVELCAEAGFEPRIDFATDDYPAVVGLVAAGLGVAVLPGMALDAVRREGVAAVPLETAAGEPVRREVVALTLPDLAGVPAVGLMLDQLGAVAAAR
- a CDS encoding WhiB family redox-sensing transcriptional regulator — translated: MADFSRLPGPNADLWDWQLSAACRGVDSSLFFHPEGERGAARSSREASAKEVCMRCPVRAECAAHALAVREPYGVWGGLTEDEREELLGRSRNRQLAEVPLAMPANVRR